The Micromonospora sp. NBC_01740 genome includes a window with the following:
- a CDS encoding MBL fold metallo-hydrolase, with translation MTASRVSEIAPGIFRVRDTCNVYVVRSPEGSEGPDGVTGRDGTSAARTAFAIDFGSGLALDHLAEMGIDRITDVLMTHHHRDQGQGLPLAVAAGIRIHVPPVERDLFADAEGMWQARTLHNDYNLRQDRFSLLESVPVHDVVPEYRRRTYAGTTVEVVPTPGHTTGSVTYLVERGGRRLAFTGDLVYAPGKVWSLAATQWSYTDNEGPAMTVLSCYQLMERDLDLLLPSHGEPMDEPRAALGLLATRMGQYVDSRRPYPWDLRDRLDNPFTALTEHLLLNRTSNSCSYVLLSETGAALVIDYGYDMTTGLPSGTDRASRRPWLASLPALRRNHGVTSIEVALPTHYHDDHVAGMNLLRDVAGTEIWAPENVAGILEAPMVEDLPCTWYDPIPVDRRLPLGEIFTWHEYEIMVHELPGHTLYAAAYEFVVDGVTVLVTSDQQVGSGVRGGPREVLNYQYRNRFRIGDYRASAELYRRVGPGLMVSGHWAPRWVTDDYLELLTEAGDELVRVHQDLLPLDEGEVVADGVLARIAPYYSRAQTGTVARFVVSVSNPRPSVEKAVVCLVLPVGWVAVPDVAAISLPPLGRGEIEVEVTLTGPARRRARMAVDVSIGDLHLGQHAEALVDVTEAGST, from the coding sequence ATGACCGCCTCGCGCGTATCGGAGATTGCGCCCGGCATCTTCCGGGTAAGGGACACCTGCAACGTCTATGTGGTGCGCTCGCCGGAAGGGTCCGAGGGACCGGACGGCGTGACCGGCCGGGACGGCACCTCGGCCGCGCGCACCGCCTTCGCCATCGACTTCGGCTCCGGTCTCGCCCTCGATCACCTGGCCGAGATGGGGATCGACCGGATCACCGACGTCCTGATGACCCACCATCACCGCGACCAGGGGCAGGGCCTGCCCCTGGCGGTGGCCGCGGGCATCCGGATCCACGTGCCGCCGGTCGAGCGGGACCTGTTCGCCGACGCGGAGGGGATGTGGCAGGCGCGCACCCTCCACAACGACTACAACCTGCGGCAGGACAGGTTCTCGCTACTGGAGTCGGTACCGGTGCACGACGTGGTGCCCGAGTACCGGCGCCGCACGTACGCGGGAACCACCGTCGAGGTGGTGCCCACGCCCGGCCACACCACCGGGTCGGTGACCTACCTCGTCGAGCGCGGCGGCCGTCGCCTCGCGTTCACCGGTGACCTGGTCTACGCCCCCGGAAAGGTCTGGTCGCTGGCCGCCACGCAGTGGTCGTACACCGACAACGAGGGTCCGGCGATGACCGTGCTGAGCTGCTACCAGCTCATGGAGCGCGACCTCGACCTGCTGCTGCCCTCGCACGGCGAGCCGATGGACGAGCCGCGGGCGGCCCTGGGCCTGCTCGCCACCCGGATGGGCCAGTACGTCGACTCGCGCCGCCCGTACCCCTGGGACCTGCGGGACCGGCTGGACAACCCGTTCACCGCGCTCACCGAGCACCTGCTGCTGAACCGGACCAGCAACTCGTGCAGCTACGTCCTGCTGTCGGAGACGGGCGCGGCGCTCGTGATCGACTACGGCTACGACATGACCACCGGCCTGCCCTCGGGCACCGACCGGGCGTCGCGCCGCCCCTGGCTGGCCTCCCTGCCGGCGCTGCGGCGCAACCACGGCGTCACGTCGATCGAGGTGGCCCTGCCGACCCACTACCACGACGACCACGTCGCCGGCATGAACCTGCTGCGGGACGTGGCGGGCACCGAGATCTGGGCGCCGGAGAACGTGGCCGGGATCCTCGAGGCGCCCATGGTCGAGGACCTGCCGTGCACCTGGTACGACCCGATCCCGGTGGACCGGCGGCTCCCCCTGGGCGAGATCTTCACCTGGCACGAGTACGAGATCATGGTCCACGAACTGCCCGGCCACACCCTCTACGCGGCGGCGTACGAGTTCGTGGTGGACGGGGTGACCGTGCTGGTCACCAGCGACCAACAGGTCGGCTCGGGAGTGCGGGGCGGCCCCCGCGAGGTCCTGAACTACCAGTACCGCAACCGCTTCCGCATCGGCGACTACCGGGCGAGCGCCGAGCTGTACCGCCGGGTCGGCCCGGGGCTGATGGTCTCGGGGCACTGGGCGCCGCGCTGGGTCACCGACGACTACCTGGAGCTGTTGACCGAGGCGGGCGACGAACTCGTCCGGGTCCACCAGGACCTGCTGCCGCTGGACGAGGGCGAGGTCGTCGCGGACGGCGTACTCGCCCGAATTGCGCCGTACTACTCGCGGGCGCAGACTGGCACGGTCGCCCGCTTCGTCGTCAGCGTGAGCAACCCACGACCCTCCGTCGAGAAAGCCGTGGTATGTCTTGTGCTGCCGGTAGGCTGGGTCGCTGTGCCGGACGTCGCGGCGATCTCGTTGCCCCCGCTCGGGCGGGGGGAGATAGAGGTCGAGGTGACGCTGACAGGGCCGGCGCGACGACGGGCCCGGATGGCCGTCGATGTGAGCATCGGCGATCTCCACCTGGGT
- a CDS encoding protein O-GlcNAcase — protein sequence MSALIPSPAGQPPPALSTRGTVEGFYGPPWSHAERMAHLEFSARVGLNAYVYAPKNDPYHRARWRHRYPAPDLARLAELAETARTLGVRFTYAISPGLSMRFAEEVDYQALAAKAAQLHDVGVDSFALFFDDVPAELTRPEEVDRWPGAGAAGAAHGETCTRFVAEFLAPRGIREPLLVCPTDYAGVEETAYRRRFAATAPPDVVVAWTGHDIVVGEVSRSDIDKASASYQRRLMLWDNFPVNDFEPSRLFLGPLTGRTTELAGSPLVGVLANPMIQAVPSRIPLMSVADWAREPDRYDPAASGRRALDAVAGAGAEHLAPLVGVCGSWPPSAEPDAELVRAVADTLAGRPDAAGVLTGRLTGLARACRAAAEPELLVAALRPWLVAGADMAAAGLAAVRLLDTATADAVEDTRRALARAESHYADVLRAVVPPFVREVLDRTVQADPGPAGQAERYPARRAARADGRPVALLVTGERRTAGDEAVAALLGERGYAVCRRHAPGPDEVAAASLVVVTRGADGPAIEAVAHAGAPLLAWHGLVPLGLARHSEVLLARDRVRIVDPADPAAAGLDDVVTVYRGPAKLTVAEVGPDAQIVALVVDENRPALFRYPRGARLADGTVAPAPRVGVFLGADGLAPWLMTAEGRALVVAALDACAAPGRSASAAGERPGPAAHRQRGTSQPEDLPRVPEVSL from the coding sequence ATGTCGGCTCTCATCCCCTCCCCGGCTGGTCAACCACCCCCCGCCCTGTCCACCCGCGGCACCGTCGAGGGCTTCTACGGCCCGCCCTGGTCGCACGCCGAGCGCATGGCGCACCTGGAGTTCTCCGCCCGCGTCGGCCTGAACGCGTACGTCTACGCCCCGAAGAACGACCCCTACCACCGGGCCCGCTGGCGGCACCGCTACCCGGCACCCGACCTCGCCCGGCTCGCCGAGCTGGCGGAGACCGCCCGAACGCTGGGCGTCCGCTTCACGTACGCGATCAGCCCCGGCCTGTCGATGCGCTTCGCCGAGGAGGTGGACTACCAGGCGCTCGCCGCGAAGGCCGCCCAGTTGCACGACGTCGGGGTGGACTCGTTCGCCCTGTTCTTCGACGACGTACCGGCCGAACTGACCCGGCCCGAGGAGGTCGACCGGTGGCCCGGCGCCGGGGCGGCCGGCGCCGCGCACGGCGAGACGTGCACCCGGTTCGTGGCGGAGTTCCTCGCGCCCCGTGGCATCCGGGAACCGCTGCTGGTCTGCCCCACGGACTACGCCGGGGTCGAGGAGACCGCCTACCGCCGGCGGTTCGCCGCGACCGCCCCGCCGGACGTCGTGGTGGCCTGGACCGGGCACGACATCGTGGTGGGCGAGGTGAGCCGGTCGGACATCGACAAGGCCTCCGCCAGCTACCAGCGCCGCCTGATGCTGTGGGACAACTTCCCGGTCAACGACTTCGAGCCGAGCCGGCTCTTCCTCGGTCCGCTCACCGGGCGCACCACCGAGCTGGCCGGCTCGCCGCTGGTCGGGGTGCTCGCCAATCCGATGATCCAGGCCGTGCCGTCCCGGATCCCGTTGATGTCGGTGGCCGACTGGGCCCGCGAGCCGGATCGTTACGACCCGGCGGCGTCCGGCCGGCGGGCGCTGGACGCGGTGGCCGGGGCCGGAGCGGAGCACCTGGCGCCGCTGGTCGGGGTGTGCGGCTCCTGGCCGCCGAGCGCCGAACCGGACGCCGAACTGGTCCGCGCGGTGGCCGACACCCTCGCCGGGCGGCCGGACGCCGCCGGGGTGCTGACCGGGCGCCTCACCGGGCTGGCCCGGGCGTGCCGCGCGGCGGCCGAGCCGGAGCTCCTGGTGGCGGCCCTGCGCCCGTGGCTCGTCGCGGGCGCCGACATGGCGGCGGCGGGACTGGCGGCCGTCCGCCTGCTGGACACCGCGACCGCCGACGCGGTCGAGGACACCCGGCGGGCCCTCGCGCGGGCCGAGAGCCACTACGCCGACGTCCTGCGCGCGGTCGTCCCGCCGTTCGTGCGGGAGGTGTTGGACCGCACCGTTCAGGCGGATCCGGGACCGGCCGGACAGGCGGAGCGGTACCCGGCCCGTCGGGCCGCTCGCGCCGACGGGCGGCCGGTGGCACTGCTGGTCACCGGCGAGCGCCGCACCGCCGGGGACGAGGCCGTCGCCGCGCTGCTCGGCGAGCGGGGGTACGCGGTGTGCCGGCGGCACGCGCCGGGCCCCGACGAGGTCGCGGCGGCGTCGCTCGTCGTCGTCACCCGGGGCGCCGACGGACCGGCGATCGAGGCGGTCGCCCACGCCGGCGCACCGCTGCTGGCCTGGCACGGCCTCGTCCCGCTCGGGCTCGCCCGGCACAGCGAGGTGCTGCTCGCCCGCGACCGGGTGCGGATCGTGGACCCGGCCGACCCCGCCGCCGCCGGGCTCGACGACGTGGTCACGGTCTACCGGGGACCGGCCAAGCTGACGGTCGCCGAGGTCGGGCCGGACGCGCAGATCGTGGCGCTGGTCGTGGACGAGAACCGCCCGGCCCTGTTCCGCTACCCGCGGGGCGCCCGGCTGGCGGACGGGACCGTCGCACCCGCGCCGCGGGTCGGCGTGTTCCTGGGCGCGGACGGCCTGGCGCCGTGGCTGATGACCGCCGAGGGGAGGGCGCTGGTCGTGGCCGCGCTGGATGCCTGCGCGGCCCCGGGCCGTTCCGCGTCCGCCGCGGGGGAGCGGCCGGGGCCGGCCGCCCACCGGCAGCGCGGGACGTCACAGCCCGAGGATCTGCCCCGCGTCCCGGAGGTGTCGCTGTAG
- a CDS encoding FAD-dependent oxidoreductase, producing MSTPAEVVVYAATSAGVCAAVAAADAGADVLLLEPGRHVGGMTSGGLGYTDVGDVRVLGGPAARFRREVAEHYGVSVGHYAGPEPRVAEAIFQRWLDHPRIRLVTDSAVRSARLRDGRIVEVATGDGRTFAGGVFVDASYEGDLLALAGIPYAVGREDRASYGERWAGRQELLPGRHTMPPFISPFSDDPAGHREGPVLPQLRTGPLVPVGTGDGGVMAYGYRVCLTTDADRIPFSRRDGYDEAHWELGRRLFHHWRRQGFEPAAGALLGLEANLPNGKCDGNSLGPFSLNVLDGSAWEYPDADPVRREELRLRHLHHTQDLLWFLANDPAVPANVRRELRRWGLPADEFPDTGHLPHQLYVREARRMLGEYVLTEHDLLGARPQHDVVALGSYHLDVREVQRTWRWVPEHPRPVAMVFTEGYLSVPTPPYPIPYRALVPRYADCLNLIVPVCVSASHVAFSSIRMEVQYQMLGHVAGLAATLALRDGRPVQSVDTPLLQRHLRDAGQILGL from the coding sequence ATGAGCACGCCGGCCGAGGTGGTCGTGTACGCCGCCACCTCGGCCGGCGTGTGCGCGGCCGTCGCGGCCGCGGACGCGGGCGCCGACGTCCTGCTCCTCGAACCGGGCCGACACGTCGGCGGGATGACCTCCGGCGGACTCGGCTACACGGACGTCGGTGACGTGCGGGTGCTGGGCGGCCCGGCCGCCCGGTTCCGGCGGGAGGTCGCGGAGCACTACGGCGTGTCAGTGGGCCACTACGCGGGCCCCGAGCCGCGGGTCGCCGAGGCGATCTTCCAGCGCTGGCTCGACCACCCGAGGATCCGGCTGGTCACCGACAGCGCGGTGCGCTCGGCGCGGCTGCGGGACGGTCGGATCGTCGAGGTGGCCACCGGCGACGGCCGCACGTTCGCGGGCGGAGTCTTCGTCGACGCGAGCTACGAGGGAGACCTCCTCGCGCTCGCCGGGATCCCGTACGCCGTGGGCCGGGAGGACCGCGCGTCGTACGGGGAACGCTGGGCGGGACGCCAGGAACTGCTGCCCGGCCGGCACACCATGCCCCCGTTCATCTCCCCCTTCTCCGACGATCCGGCGGGCCACCGCGAGGGCCCCGTGCTGCCGCAGCTGCGTACCGGCCCGCTGGTCCCGGTCGGCACGGGCGACGGCGGCGTCATGGCGTACGGCTACCGGGTCTGCCTCACCACCGACGCCGACCGGATCCCGTTCTCCCGCCGCGACGGCTACGACGAGGCCCACTGGGAACTCGGCCGCCGCCTGTTCCACCACTGGCGCCGACAGGGCTTCGAGCCGGCGGCCGGGGCACTGCTCGGGCTGGAGGCCAACCTGCCCAACGGCAAGTGCGACGGCAACTCGCTCGGCCCGTTCTCGCTCAACGTCCTCGACGGCTCGGCCTGGGAGTATCCCGACGCCGACCCCGTGCGCCGGGAGGAACTGCGGCTGCGCCACCTGCACCACACCCAGGACCTGCTCTGGTTCCTGGCCAACGACCCGGCCGTTCCGGCGAACGTACGGCGGGAGCTGCGGCGCTGGGGCCTGCCGGCCGACGAGTTCCCCGACACCGGGCACCTGCCGCACCAGCTCTACGTCCGCGAGGCGCGCCGGATGCTCGGCGAGTACGTCCTCACCGAGCACGACCTGCTCGGCGCCCGGCCGCAGCACGACGTCGTCGCCCTGGGCTCGTACCACCTGGACGTCCGGGAGGTGCAGCGGACCTGGCGGTGGGTGCCCGAGCATCCCCGGCCGGTGGCCATGGTGTTCACCGAGGGCTACCTGTCGGTGCCCACGCCGCCGTACCCGATCCCGTACCGCGCGCTGGTGCCCCGCTACGCCGACTGCCTGAACCTCATCGTCCCGGTCTGCGTCTCCGCCTCGCACGTGGCGTTCTCGTCGATCCGGATGGAGGTGCAGTACCAGATGCTGGGGCACGTCGCCGGGTTGGCCGCCACGCTGGCGCTGCGCGACGGCCGTCCCGTGCAGTCGGTGGACACCCCGCTGCTACAGCGACACCTCCGGGACGCGGGGCAGATCCTCGGGCTGTGA
- a CDS encoding GH1 family beta-glucosidase codes for MTTHRFPPGFLWGAATSAYQIEGSLDADGRGPSVWDTFAARPGTIEGGGDGSRACDSYRRWDRDVELVAGLGLGAYRFSVSWSRILPQGRGRVEPRGLDHYERFVDALLARDVTPVLTLNHWDMPEALLADGGWVGRSSVDAFTEFAAAVADRLGDRVHWWITQNEPWIIALLGYQLGLHAPGVRDLRASVAAGHHVLLGHGAGADVIHARAPQARVGCALSLFPCDPASDDPADLAAARGSDGYVNRWYLDPLLGDGYPADMWAHYERALGGGLDDIIRPGDAELIGGRSDFLGVNYYTRRVMAAAQPGPGRPFPWRVVGPSGDVTRTDEGWEVAPDSLRDLLIRLHHDHPGVPLMITENGAVYGDTPTHDGLVHDQRRIDFLLGHLRAVHQAVDAGADVVGYLHWSLLDNFEWALGYRPRFGLVHVDYPSGRLTVKDSGRVYARIAATGQLPDTRPTVPPFG; via the coding sequence ATGACGACGCACCGCTTCCCGCCCGGCTTCCTCTGGGGCGCGGCGACCTCCGCGTACCAGATCGAGGGCAGCCTCGACGCCGACGGGCGGGGGCCCTCGGTGTGGGACACCTTCGCCGCGCGCCCGGGCACCATCGAGGGCGGCGGCGACGGCTCGCGGGCCTGCGACTCGTACCGGCGGTGGGACCGCGACGTGGAGCTGGTCGCCGGGCTCGGCCTGGGCGCGTACCGGTTCTCGGTCTCCTGGTCCCGGATCCTGCCGCAGGGTCGCGGCCGGGTCGAGCCACGCGGCCTGGACCACTACGAGCGGTTCGTCGACGCGCTGCTCGCCCGCGACGTGACGCCGGTCCTCACGCTCAACCACTGGGACATGCCGGAGGCGCTGCTGGCCGACGGCGGCTGGGTGGGCCGCTCCAGTGTGGACGCGTTCACCGAGTTCGCGGCGGCGGTGGCCGACCGGCTCGGCGACCGGGTGCACTGGTGGATCACTCAGAACGAGCCGTGGATCATCGCGCTGCTGGGCTACCAGCTCGGCCTGCACGCCCCCGGCGTCCGGGACCTGCGCGCGTCGGTCGCGGCCGGTCACCACGTCCTGCTCGGGCACGGCGCGGGCGCCGACGTGATCCACGCCCGCGCGCCACAGGCGCGGGTCGGCTGCGCGCTGAGTCTGTTCCCGTGCGACCCGGCCAGCGACGACCCGGCCGACCTCGCCGCCGCCCGGGGCTCGGACGGCTACGTGAACCGGTGGTACCTCGACCCGCTGCTCGGCGACGGCTACCCGGCGGACATGTGGGCGCACTACGAACGGGCCCTGGGCGGCGGCCTCGACGACATCATCCGGCCCGGCGACGCCGAGCTGATCGGTGGCCGCAGCGACTTCCTGGGCGTCAACTACTACACCCGCCGGGTCATGGCCGCGGCGCAGCCGGGCCCCGGGCGTCCCTTCCCGTGGCGGGTGGTGGGGCCCTCCGGTGACGTGACCCGCACCGACGAGGGCTGGGAGGTGGCCCCGGACAGCCTGCGCGACCTGCTGATCCGGTTGCACCACGACCACCCCGGGGTCCCGCTGATGATCACAGAGAACGGAGCGGTGTACGGCGACACCCCCACCCACGACGGGCTGGTGCACGACCAGCGGCGCATCGACTTCCTGCTCGGCCACCTGCGGGCGGTGCACCAGGCCGTCGACGCGGGCGCGGACGTGGTGGGCTACCTGCACTGGTCGCTGCTGGACAACTTCGAGTGGGCGCTGGGCTACCGCCCCCGGTTCGGCCTGGTGCACGTGGACTACCCCTCCGGCCGGCTGACCGTGAAGGACTCCGGCAGGGTGTACGCCCGCATCGCCGCCACCGGCCAGCTTCCCGACACCCGCCCCACCGTGCCGCCGTTCGGCTGA
- a CDS encoding aspartate/glutamate racemase family protein → MAEGMTADPGTVGLLHTVPALAATFDDLLRASIATPRRIHVADAWLLDTARREGVTPAVRDIVLAHLRHLESVGVDAVLVTCSSIGEAAEAAAGRVRVPVVRVDAAMADEAVAVAAAPGARGRIRVLATLPSTLGPTGRLVERAARGAGRPVEVTAELVADAAEAQDRGDRERVDSLVAAAVVHAAAGADVVVLAQASMARAAALADVAVPVLSSPHGGVAALLRVLSDRPD, encoded by the coding sequence GTGGCGGAAGGCATGACCGCCGACCCGGGCACGGTCGGCCTGTTGCACACCGTTCCCGCGCTGGCCGCGACGTTCGACGACCTGCTGCGCGCCTCGATCGCGACGCCCCGCCGGATCCACGTCGCCGACGCCTGGCTGCTGGACACCGCACGCCGCGAGGGCGTCACGCCGGCCGTCCGGGACATCGTGCTCGCGCACCTGCGCCACCTGGAGTCGGTCGGGGTCGACGCTGTCCTGGTCACCTGCTCCTCCATCGGCGAGGCGGCGGAGGCGGCGGCCGGGCGGGTGCGCGTTCCGGTCGTACGGGTGGACGCGGCGATGGCCGACGAGGCGGTCGCCGTCGCCGCCGCCCCCGGGGCACGGGGACGCATCCGCGTGCTCGCCACCCTCCCGTCCACGCTCGGGCCGACCGGACGGCTCGTCGAGCGGGCGGCCCGCGGCGCCGGCCGGCCCGTGGAGGTGACCGCGGAGTTGGTGGCGGACGCCGCCGAGGCGCAGGACCGCGGCGACCGGGAACGCGTGGACAGCCTCGTCGCGGCGGCCGTCGTCCACGCCGCGGCCGGCGCGGACGTGGTCGTGCTGGCCCAGGCCTCCATGGCCCGCGCCGCCGCGCTGGCCGACGTCGCGGTACCGGTGCTCAGCTCGCCGCACGGCGGCGTGGCGGCGCTGTTGCGTGTCCTGTCCGACCGGCCGGACTGA
- a CDS encoding FGGY-family carbohydrate kinase, with product MNGATRPTDAVEADPPEAPRGGPSDGACLSVGIDVGTTNTKVALVAIDGSAVRVRAVATAPTPPPDSVRRVLVGLLRQVLHGSPAPDAVGIASMAETGVPLDATGTPLGAWLRWDGHRAGAEAAELSRRLGWAHLVAATGVRPSAKVPLATWAWLRANRPDTWRAMASWAGAADLVCLLLTGHLTTDHTLAGRTMAYRLPRPGQPVPEAFDTDLLAEVGLRPEQLPTVVPPGTSAATVRDPAFVDAGLRAGTPVVVAGHDHAVGAYACGVREPGDVANSLGTAEAVLSVVAGCPDPVAVARAGMSTVVPVAGRHRAILAGSSSAGATIAWWLAHESGGVPAAELSAQVLGRGDRPTDVIVLPYLSGRQAPAPAPRARLRILGRRPTHTPAELARAMFEGLCLQTRWMLHEQARLAGGPADAAVTLLGGAGAASPAWVRVKAHVLPAELRVVPAAQPVAAGAAIVAAVRAHRTGPGAPALAWQPGPTVAGAGRDYDEPFARFVTAATDAEAADDDSRGEEVR from the coding sequence GTGAATGGCGCCACGCGTCCCACCGACGCGGTCGAGGCCGACCCGCCGGAGGCGCCGCGTGGCGGCCCCTCCGACGGGGCCTGCCTGAGCGTGGGCATCGACGTGGGAACCACCAACACCAAGGTGGCCCTCGTGGCGATCGACGGTTCCGCGGTCCGGGTACGCGCCGTCGCCACCGCCCCCACTCCCCCGCCCGACTCCGTGCGGCGCGTGCTGGTCGGCCTGCTCCGCCAGGTGCTGCACGGGTCGCCGGCGCCGGACGCCGTGGGCATCGCCTCGATGGCCGAGACCGGCGTGCCGCTCGACGCGACCGGAACGCCACTCGGTGCCTGGCTGCGCTGGGACGGCCACCGGGCCGGGGCCGAGGCCGCCGAGCTGTCCCGCCGCCTCGGCTGGGCGCACCTCGTCGCGGCGACGGGGGTACGACCCAGCGCCAAGGTCCCGCTGGCCACCTGGGCGTGGCTGCGGGCCAACCGGCCGGACACGTGGCGGGCCATGGCGTCCTGGGCGGGCGCGGCGGACCTCGTCTGCCTGCTGCTCACCGGCCACCTGACGACCGACCACACGCTGGCCGGGCGGACCATGGCGTACCGGTTGCCCCGCCCCGGCCAGCCGGTGCCGGAGGCCTTCGACACCGACCTGCTGGCCGAGGTGGGCCTGCGACCGGAGCAGCTGCCGACCGTCGTGCCGCCGGGCACGTCCGCCGCCACCGTCCGGGACCCGGCCTTCGTGGACGCCGGGCTGCGGGCCGGGACACCGGTGGTGGTGGCGGGCCACGACCACGCCGTCGGCGCGTACGCCTGCGGGGTGCGGGAGCCGGGCGACGTCGCGAACTCGCTCGGTACGGCCGAGGCGGTGCTCTCCGTCGTCGCCGGCTGCCCCGACCCGGTGGCCGTGGCCCGGGCCGGCATGAGCACGGTCGTCCCGGTGGCCGGCCGGCACCGGGCGATCCTCGCCGGCTCGTCGAGCGCCGGAGCCACCATCGCCTGGTGGCTGGCCCACGAGTCGGGCGGCGTCCCGGCTGCCGAGCTGTCCGCCCAGGTGCTCGGCCGCGGCGACCGGCCCACCGACGTGATCGTCCTGCCGTACCTGTCCGGGCGGCAGGCCCCGGCGCCCGCCCCGCGGGCCCGGCTGCGGATCCTCGGGCGGCGCCCCACGCACACACCGGCCGAGCTGGCCCGCGCGATGTTCGAAGGACTGTGCCTGCAGACCCGGTGGATGCTGCACGAGCAGGCCCGGCTCGCCGGCGGGCCCGCCGATGCGGCGGTGACCCTGTTGGGTGGGGCCGGCGCGGCCAGCCCCGCCTGGGTCCGGGTCAAGGCCCACGTCCTCCCCGCCGAGCTGCGGGTGGTGCCGGCGGCGCAGCCGGTGGCCGCGGGCGCGGCGATCGTCGCCGCCGTCCGGGCGCACCGGACCGGGCCGGGGGCCCCCGCGCTGGCCTGGCAGCCAGGACCGACGGTCGCGGGGGCCGGCCGGGACTACGACGAGCCGTTCGCCAGGTTCGTGACGGCCGCGACCGATGCCGAGGCGGCTGACGACGATTCGCGAGGAGAAGAGGTCAGATGA
- a CDS encoding DeoR/GlpR family DNA-binding transcription regulator → MRYTQAPERRRELLRRAAEAGYVSSTDAAAELGVSEMTIRRDLRQLAAQGLVNRVAGGASAPVPAYGVPFEQRRDAATAEKEAVGRAAVPLVPAGAVVALDAGTTVAALAARLPGGLTVVTHSIPVILACTGREDLELISLGGAYHRATRSFTGPITRAGLEDLAVDVAVLSATAAGPTGVYSANAADAEIKRAMARIARRVVLLLDHGKLAAHAPMRFLDLAAVDTVVVDAGTDADQLALLRATCREVVVAPLDAGTAVPASRPAASATRVAGP, encoded by the coding sequence GTGCGCTACACGCAGGCTCCCGAGCGGCGCCGCGAACTCCTGCGCCGGGCGGCCGAGGCCGGCTACGTCTCCTCGACCGACGCCGCGGCCGAGCTGGGCGTGTCGGAGATGACCATCCGCCGTGACCTGCGGCAGTTGGCCGCCCAGGGACTGGTGAACCGGGTCGCCGGTGGCGCGAGCGCCCCCGTGCCGGCGTACGGCGTCCCGTTCGAGCAGCGCAGGGATGCCGCGACGGCGGAGAAGGAAGCGGTCGGCCGGGCCGCCGTGCCGCTCGTACCGGCGGGCGCGGTGGTGGCCCTCGACGCCGGCACCACGGTCGCGGCCCTCGCCGCCCGGCTGCCCGGTGGCCTCACCGTCGTCACCCACTCGATACCGGTGATCCTGGCGTGCACCGGGCGCGAGGACCTCGAGTTGATCTCCCTCGGCGGCGCCTACCACCGCGCGACCCGCTCCTTCACCGGGCCGATCACCCGTGCCGGCCTGGAGGACCTGGCGGTCGACGTGGCCGTGCTCTCCGCGACGGCCGCCGGGCCGACGGGGGTCTACTCCGCCAACGCCGCGGACGCCGAGATCAAGCGGGCGATGGCCCGCATCGCCCGCCGGGTGGTCCTGCTGCTCGACCACGGCAAGCTGGCGGCGCACGCCCCGATGCGGTTCCTGGACCTGGCGGCGGTCGACACGGTCGTCGTTGACGCGGGGACGGATGCCGACCAGCTCGCGCTGCTGCGGGCGACCTGCCGGGAGGTGGTGGTCGCGCCGCTGGACGCCGGGACGGCCGTCCCGGCGTCCCGGCCGGCGGCGAGCGCCACCCGGGTGGCCGGACCGTGA